The following proteins are encoded in a genomic region of Thermovirga sp.:
- the tsaE gene encoding tRNA (adenosine(37)-N6)-threonylcarbamoyltransferase complex ATPase subunit type 1 TsaE produces MIFMDDSIRRQKCGFSFLSMSPEDTKTFAGCLSLYSFPGLVVFVSGTLGAGKTEFVRGFASRISRDVVRSPSFTLINEYKGDIPIAHVDLYRIENNASMELSLEEYVREGFIVLLEWPENWDGGKPSETWTVKLAMPVGPPRGTEGHNIRLVKITCEGETACEHLGQFFSWFCAERREAEG; encoded by the coding sequence ATGATCTTCATGGACGACTCGATCCGGAGGCAAAAATGCGGGTTCAGCTTCCTTTCGATGAGCCCCGAGGATACGAAAACCTTCGCGGGGTGCCTTTCGCTCTATTCCTTCCCAGGCCTGGTGGTTTTTGTTTCCGGAACCTTGGGAGCGGGCAAGACCGAATTCGTCAGGGGTTTTGCTTCGAGGATTAGCCGTGACGTTGTAAGGAGCCCCTCCTTCACATTGATCAACGAGTACAAGGGTGATATCCCCATTGCGCATGTTGATCTTTATAGAATTGAAAATAACGCATCGATGGAGCTATCGCTCGAGGAATATGTGCGGGAAGGGTTTATCGTGCTTCTCGAATGGCCGGAAAACTGGGATGGTGGAAAACCGTCGGAAACCTGGACGGTCAAGCTTGCCATGCCGGTAGGCCCACCCCGGGGAACCGAAGGGCATAATATCCGCCTTGTGAAAATCACCTGCGAAGGAGAAACCGCCTGCGAGCATCTGGGGCAGTTCTTTTCCTGGTTTTGCGCCGAGCGCCGGGAGGCCGAGGGATGA
- the tsaB gene encoding tRNA (adenosine(37)-N6)-threonylcarbamoyltransferase complex dimerization subunit type 1 TsaB: MKVLGIDCSTGWTGVGLFLDGAVTVDVNYFVGRKQSSLLPILVEDALERTALAPVSLDAVAVTVGPGSFTGIKVGLSYACALAEGAGKKVVPISSLLALGAPFLDGVRLLIPLIRARKGQVYFSIIKGERRFPLIASPPGIMPVDDLVTMEGMNSTHFTVADEDPHLHQDLAESRIPSSLNAFIRGGSVALLGALFLSEAVDPGEARTKYIREPDTGPDR, from the coding sequence ATGAAAGTACTGGGTATCGACTGTTCCACGGGCTGGACCGGGGTCGGGCTTTTTTTGGATGGCGCCGTCACCGTTGACGTCAACTATTTTGTGGGAAGGAAGCAGTCCTCCCTCCTCCCTATCCTTGTCGAAGATGCCCTGGAGAGAACGGCGCTGGCCCCTGTTTCCCTGGATGCCGTCGCCGTGACAGTGGGACCAGGGTCATTCACAGGAATAAAGGTGGGGCTTTCTTATGCCTGCGCCCTGGCAGAAGGCGCAGGCAAAAAGGTTGTGCCGATCAGTTCCCTCTTGGCCCTGGGTGCACCCTTCCTGGACGGCGTGAGGTTACTGATTCCCCTGATCAGGGCGAGAAAGGGCCAGGTTTATTTTTCCATCATCAAGGGTGAAAGAAGGTTCCCCCTTATCGCCTCCCCACCGGGCATTATGCCCGTGGATGACCTGGTTACAATGGAGGGTATGAACTCCACCCATTTCACCGTGGCCGATGAAGACCCTCATTTGCACCAGGACCTTGCCGAGTCGCGGATACCCTCCTCCTTGAACGCTTTTATCAGGGGCGGGTCGGTTGCCTTGTTAGGGGCTTTATTCCTGAGTGAAGCAGTGGACCCTGGTGAAGCGAGGACTAAATATATCAGAGAACCCGATACGGGGCCGGATCGATGA